One Bacillota bacterium DNA segment encodes these proteins:
- the truA gene encoding tRNA pseudouridine(38-40) synthase TruA, whose translation MGRWRIWLAYDGRAFQGWERQAGPEPTVRGSLEAALAPLAGTATPVRPAGRTDAGVHAAGQVASFELERETTPGELVRALNARLPEAVRVYGAQAVGADFHVQRQVREKLYVYAIWVGGVPPPFLRGRVWAPGRRPDAGAMRAAATGLVGRHDFRAYQAAGRPVASTVRTLERVEVEERGPVLLVRVGGAGFLYRMVRRIVGALVAVGWGRARPEEPAEALVTGWSAAATAPAEGLCLAEVRYALPDPPAVEEARRGQLAAWCPWAADRPPAGALTPFPGEG comes from the coding sequence TTGGGCCGCTGGCGGATCTGGCTGGCCTACGACGGCCGGGCCTTCCAAGGCTGGGAGCGGCAGGCCGGCCCGGAGCCGACGGTGCGCGGCAGCCTCGAGGCGGCGCTCGCCCCCCTGGCTGGCACGGCGACCCCCGTCCGCCCGGCAGGAAGGACGGACGCCGGCGTCCACGCCGCCGGCCAGGTGGCTTCCTTCGAGCTGGAGCGGGAGACGACCCCGGGCGAGCTGGTGCGCGCGCTCAACGCCCGGCTGCCGGAGGCGGTCCGCGTCTACGGGGCGCAGGCGGTGGGCGCCGACTTCCACGTCCAGCGCCAGGTGAGGGAGAAGCTGTACGTCTACGCCATCTGGGTCGGAGGGGTCCCGCCGCCCTTCCTGCGCGGGCGGGTCTGGGCGCCGGGACGGCGCCCGGACGCCGGCGCCATGCGGGCGGCGGCGACGGGGCTGGTGGGTCGCCACGACTTCCGCGCCTACCAGGCCGCCGGCCGGCCGGTGGCGAGCACCGTCCGCACGCTGGAGCGGGTGGAGGTGGAGGAGCGGGGACCGGTGCTGCTGGTCCGGGTCGGCGGCGCCGGCTTCCTCTACCGCATGGTGCGGCGGATCGTGGGCGCGCTGGTGGCGGTGGGCTGGGGGAGGGCGAGGCCGGAGGAGCCGGCCGAGGCGCTGGTCACGGGGTGGTCGGCGGCAGCCACGGCGCCGGCGGAGGGCCTCTGCCTCGCCGAGGTCCGCTACGCGCTGCCGGATCCGCCGGCGGTCGAGGAGGCGCGGCGCGGGCAGCTGGCCGCCTGGTGCCCGTGGGCGGCGGACAGGCCGCCGGCAGGCGCCTTGACACCCTTTCCCGGCGAAGGATAA
- the rpsI gene encoding 30S ribosomal protein S9, whose product MPYRVQYWGTGRRKEAVARLRVVPGSGRILVNGKPYENYFPAIHWQKWVREPLEVAQLDGRYDVLVNVRGGGVSGQAGAVRHALARALQALDPELRPVLKKAGLLRRDPREKERRKYGLKKARKAPQFSKR is encoded by the coding sequence TTGCCGTACAGGGTGCAGTACTGGGGCACCGGGCGCCGGAAGGAGGCCGTGGCCAGGCTGCGGGTGGTGCCGGGTAGCGGCCGGATTCTGGTGAACGGCAAGCCGTACGAGAACTATTTCCCGGCCATTCATTGGCAGAAGTGGGTGCGCGAGCCGCTTGAGGTCGCCCAGCTGGACGGCCGCTACGACGTGCTGGTCAACGTCCGCGGCGGCGGTGTCTCCGGCCAGGCGGGGGCCGTCCGGCACGCGCTGGCCAGGGCGCTTCAGGCGCTGGATCCCGAGCTCCGGCCGGTGCTGAAGAAGGCGGGCTTGCTCCGACGCGATCCGCGGGAGAAGGAGCGGCGGAAGTACGGGCTGAAGAAGGCCCGCAAGGCGCCCCAGTTCTCCAAGCGCTGA
- a CDS encoding DNA-directed RNA polymerase subunit alpha — protein sequence MLEIVKPTIESEELSEDGTYGRFVVEPLERGYGTTLGNSLRRVLLSSLPGAAVTTVRIEGVLHEFSTVPGVVEDVTDIVLNIKSLALRLFGDGPATIRVDARGPREVRGADILCPDNVEVVNGDQLIATLGEGAHLEMEMTVEHGRGYVPGDRNKRPDQPIGVIAVDSIFTPIRRVNYRVEDTRVGQVTNYDRLILEVWTNGAVDPKSAVAQAASILQEQLDLFRGLVEQEEDLSQGEPAEVSERDRLLERSIDELELSIRSYNCLKRAGINTIGELVAKTPEEMMKVRNLGRKSLEEVQEKLAVLGLSLRSSEE from the coding sequence ATGCTAGAGATCGTCAAGCCGACCATCGAGAGCGAGGAGCTCTCCGAGGACGGCACCTACGGCCGCTTCGTGGTAGAACCGCTCGAGCGCGGGTACGGCACCACCCTGGGCAACTCGCTGCGCCGGGTGCTGCTCTCCTCGTTGCCTGGCGCAGCCGTCACCACCGTGCGTATCGAGGGTGTGCTGCACGAGTTCTCCACCGTTCCGGGCGTCGTCGAGGACGTGACGGATATCGTCCTGAACATCAAGAGCCTGGCGCTCCGGCTCTTCGGCGACGGGCCCGCCACCATCCGCGTCGACGCCCGGGGCCCGCGGGAGGTGCGGGGAGCTGACATCCTCTGCCCCGACAACGTCGAGGTGGTCAACGGCGACCAGCTGATCGCCACCCTGGGCGAGGGCGCGCACCTGGAGATGGAGATGACGGTCGAGCACGGGCGCGGGTACGTCCCGGGAGACCGGAACAAGCGGCCCGACCAGCCGATCGGCGTCATCGCGGTCGACTCCATCTTCACCCCCATCCGGCGGGTCAACTACCGGGTGGAGGACACCCGGGTCGGCCAGGTGACCAACTACGACCGCCTGATCCTGGAGGTCTGGACCAACGGCGCCGTCGATCCCAAGTCGGCGGTGGCGCAGGCCGCCTCCATCCTGCAGGAGCAACTCGATCTCTTCCGCGGCTTGGTGGAGCAGGAAGAGGACCTGAGCCAGGGGGAGCCCGCCGAGGTGAGCGAGCGCGACCGGCTGCTGGAGCGCTCCATCGACGAGCTGGAGCTCTCCATCCGCTCCTACAATTGCTTGAAGCGCGCGGGCATCAACACCATCGGCGAGCTGGTCGCCAAGACGCCGGAAGAGATGATGAAGGTCCGCAACCTGGGACGGAAGTCGCTGGAGGAGGTCCAGGAGAAGCTCGCGGTACTGGGGCTCTCCCTCCGCTCCTCGGAGGAGTAG
- the rplM gene encoding 50S ribosomal protein L13: MLATQKTFMAKPRDLSRKWYVVDAEGKRLGKVAVTVANLLRGKTKPEYTPGVDSGDFVIVVNAEKVEVSGRKPEQKLYYRHSGYPRGLKATSLGTMLKTRPERVIELAVRGMMPRNRLGRAQLRKLHVYAGPLHPHQAQQPEPVEF, encoded by the coding sequence ATGCTGGCGACGCAGAAGACGTTCATGGCCAAGCCTCGCGACCTTTCCCGCAAGTGGTACGTGGTCGACGCGGAGGGCAAGCGGCTGGGCAAGGTGGCCGTGACCGTGGCCAACCTGCTGCGGGGCAAGACGAAGCCGGAGTACACGCCGGGCGTCGACTCGGGCGACTTCGTCATCGTCGTCAACGCGGAGAAGGTGGAGGTCTCCGGGCGGAAGCCCGAGCAGAAGCTCTACTACCGGCACAGCGGGTACCCGCGCGGCCTGAAGGCGACCAGCCTGGGAACGATGCTGAAGACCCGTCCCGAGCGCGTGATCGAGCTGGCCGTTCGGGGCATGATGCCGCGAAACCGGCTGGGGCGCGCGCAGTTGCGGAAGCTCCACGTCTACGCCGGGCCGCTCCACCCCCACCAGGCCCAGCAGCCGGAGCCGGTGGAGTTCTGA
- a CDS encoding Fur family transcriptional regulator has translation MFDVDDVLQTLAAHELKLTPQRRRVVEVFFRHPGEHLSADDVYAEVRREHPDVGLATIYRTLDLLSDLGILDKLEFGDGRSRYELDRGERERHLHLICTRCGRVEELQPDELLARLEGEIERRTGFLVVDRELKFYGLCAGCRADRQAGR, from the coding sequence GTGTTCGACGTCGACGACGTTCTCCAGACGCTGGCGGCGCACGAGTTGAAGCTGACGCCCCAGCGGCGGCGGGTGGTGGAGGTCTTCTTCCGCCATCCGGGCGAACACCTGAGCGCCGACGACGTCTACGCCGAGGTGCGCCGGGAGCATCCCGACGTGGGCCTGGCCACCATCTACCGGACGCTCGATCTGCTGAGCGATCTGGGAATCCTGGACAAGCTGGAGTTCGGCGACGGGCGCTCGCGCTACGAGCTGGACCGGGGCGAGCGGGAGCGCCATCTCCACCTGATCTGCACCCGTTGCGGCCGGGTGGAGGAGCTCCAGCCCGACGAGCTGCTCGCCCGGCTGGAGGGCGAGATCGAACGGCGGACCGGCTTCCTCGTGGTCGACCGCGAACTCAAGTTCTACGGTCTCTGCGCGGGCTGCCGGGCGGACCGGCAAGCCGGCCGCTAG
- the rpmJ gene encoding 50S ribosomal protein L36, with protein sequence MKVRPSVRKICDKCKIIRRHGTVMVICENPKHKQRQG encoded by the coding sequence ATGAAGGTGCGGCCGTCCGTTCGCAAGATCTGCGACAAGTGCAAGATCATCCGGCGCCACGGCACCGTGATGGTCATCTGTGAGAACCCGAAACACAAGCAGCGGCAGGGTTAG
- a CDS encoding N-acetylmuramoyl-L-alanine amidase produces the protein MLLDLKGLRSTFSLALIGLLLFLALGVAVAAPWIRRQATADLLTGRLILLDPGHGGADPGSVGSNGVLEKDVVLGVSLALARDLRSAGATVVLTRQDDRDLSGLPARHPRRYRTDLYQRATIIEALRPDLFLSIHANAYPDRSAQGAQTFYRPDPLGQNRRLATAIQRELVAVTGMVDRGISSDIRQLVLNRAEMPAATVEIGFLSNPEEERRLTDPEYQKKVAWGVFLGVIRFLEEAPLPAEAPPARSQRGAAGAR, from the coding sequence GTGCTCCTGGACCTGAAGGGGCTGCGCTCCACATTCTCCCTGGCGTTGATCGGGCTGCTCCTGTTTCTGGCGCTGGGCGTGGCGGTGGCCGCACCCTGGATCCGGCGGCAGGCGACGGCCGACCTCCTGACGGGGCGGCTCATCCTCCTGGACCCCGGCCACGGGGGCGCTGACCCCGGCAGCGTCGGCTCCAACGGGGTCCTGGAGAAAGACGTGGTGCTGGGCGTCTCCCTGGCGCTCGCCCGGGACCTCCGCTCCGCCGGCGCCACGGTCGTCCTCACCCGCCAGGACGATCGCGACCTGAGCGGCCTTCCCGCCAGGCACCCGCGCCGCTACCGGACCGACCTCTACCAGCGGGCGACCATCATCGAGGCGCTCCGCCCGGACCTCTTCCTCTCCATCCACGCCAACGCCTATCCCGACCGCTCCGCGCAGGGGGCGCAGACCTTCTACCGGCCCGATCCCCTGGGGCAGAACCGGCGGCTGGCCACCGCCATCCAGCGGGAACTGGTGGCCGTCACCGGCATGGTCGACCGCGGCATCTCCAGCGACATCCGCCAGCTGGTCCTCAACCGGGCGGAGATGCCGGCGGCCACGGTGGAGATCGGCTTCCTCTCCAATCCCGAGGAGGAGCGGAGGCTGACCGATCCGGAGTACCAGAAGAAGGTCGCCTGGGGCGTCTTCCTGGGGGTGATCCGTTTCCTGGAGGAGGCGCCGCTGCCGGCCGAGGCGCCGCCGGCGCGAAGTCAGCGCGGCGCCGCCGGGGCACGCTGA
- a CDS encoding energy-coupling factor transporter transmembrane component T has protein sequence MPDALFIGHYVPGDSVVHRLDSRVKLVLTFAYVIILFFAVRPGAYVALALLPLAGYLLARLPLRMVWQGLRPVVAVLLLTFVLNMLMTPGHPLYRLGPLTATVEGVRLGLEMAVRLILLMMTSTLLTLTTSPIELTDGIESLLRPLRRLGVPAHELAMMMTIALRFIPTLVEEAQNILKAQQARGADFETGNLFRRARAMVPLLVPLFISAFRRADELATAMEARCYHGGEGRTRYREYRIGRADWVATAVAAAALLFVLVDRALGV, from the coding sequence GTGCCTGACGCGCTCTTCATCGGCCACTACGTGCCGGGCGACTCGGTGGTCCACCGCCTGGACAGCCGGGTCAAGCTCGTGCTGACCTTCGCCTACGTCATCATCCTCTTCTTCGCCGTCCGGCCCGGCGCCTACGTCGCCCTCGCCCTCCTGCCCCTGGCCGGCTACCTGCTGGCGAGGCTGCCGCTGCGCATGGTCTGGCAGGGGCTGCGGCCGGTGGTGGCCGTCCTGCTCCTCACCTTCGTCCTCAACATGCTGATGACGCCCGGCCACCCGCTCTACCGCCTCGGACCGCTGACGGCGACGGTGGAGGGCGTCCGGCTCGGGCTCGAGATGGCCGTCCGCCTGATCCTCCTGATGATGACCAGCACGCTGCTGACCCTGACCACCTCGCCCATCGAGCTGACCGACGGGATCGAGAGCCTCCTCCGTCCCCTCCGGCGGCTGGGCGTGCCCGCCCACGAGCTGGCCATGATGATGACCATCGCGCTCCGCTTCATCCCCACCCTGGTGGAGGAGGCGCAGAACATCCTCAAGGCGCAGCAGGCGCGGGGGGCCGACTTCGAGACGGGCAACCTCTTCCGGCGCGCCCGCGCCATGGTCCCGCTCCTGGTGCCGCTCTTCATCAGCGCCTTCCGGCGGGCCGACGAGCTGGCGACGGCCATGGAGGCCCGCTGCTACCACGGTGGCGAGGGGCGGACCCGCTACCGGGAGTACCGGATCGGCCGCGCAGACTGGGTGGCGACGGCGGTGGCGGCCGCCGCCCTCCTCTTCGTGCTGGTCGACCGGGCGCTGGGGGTCTGA
- the rpsM gene encoding 30S ribosomal protein S13 produces the protein MARIAGVDLPREKRIEAALPYIYGIGWSRAREILAKTGVNPATRVRDLTEDEVSRLREVVEREYKVEGDLRAEEQRNIRRLMDIGCYRGLRHRRGLPVRGQRTKTNARTRKGPRRTVGVRRKK, from the coding sequence ATGGCGAGGATCGCGGGGGTCGACCTGCCCAGGGAGAAACGGATCGAGGCTGCGCTTCCTTATATCTACGGGATCGGCTGGAGTCGCGCGCGGGAGATCCTGGCGAAGACCGGGGTCAACCCCGCCACGCGCGTGCGGGACCTGACCGAGGACGAAGTCTCGCGCCTGCGCGAGGTGGTGGAGCGCGAGTACAAGGTCGAGGGCGACCTGCGGGCCGAGGAGCAGCGCAACATCCGGCGCCTCATGGATATCGGCTGCTACCGGGGCCTCCGCCACCGGCGCGGGCTGCCGGTGCGGGGGCAGAGGACCAAGACCAACGCGCGCACGCGGAAGGGTCCGCGGCGTACCGTCGGGGTGCGCCGCAAGAAGTAG
- the rpsD gene encoding 30S ribosomal protein S4: protein MARYTGPVCRLCRRAGEKLFLKGSRCYTDKCPVARRNVPPGQHAMARRKLSDYGVHLREKQKARWIYGSLERQFRNTFARAAKSPGVTGERLLQLLELRLDNVVYRLGLAGSRPEARQLVRHGHFQVNGRKVDIPSYQVREGDRIEVREKSRKLAKFQALKESPVGPAVPDWLSADLENLGGTVLRLPRREEIDSSLQEQLIVEYYSR from the coding sequence ATGGCGAGGTATACGGGTCCGGTCTGCCGGCTCTGCCGGCGAGCCGGGGAGAAGCTGTTTCTGAAGGGTTCGCGGTGTTACACCGACAAGTGCCCCGTGGCGCGGCGGAACGTGCCGCCGGGCCAGCACGCCATGGCGCGGAGGAAGCTCTCGGACTACGGCGTCCACCTGCGCGAGAAGCAGAAGGCGCGCTGGATCTATGGCAGCCTGGAGCGCCAGTTCCGAAACACCTTCGCACGGGCGGCCAAGAGCCCGGGCGTGACCGGCGAGCGCCTGCTCCAGCTGCTGGAGCTGCGCCTGGACAACGTCGTCTACCGGCTCGGGCTGGCCGGCTCGCGGCCGGAAGCCCGCCAGCTGGTCCGCCACGGTCACTTCCAGGTGAACGGCAGGAAGGTCGACATCCCTTCCTACCAGGTTCGCGAGGGAGACCGGATCGAGGTCCGGGAGAAGTCGCGGAAGCTGGCCAAGTTCCAGGCGCTCAAGGAGTCGCCGGTGGGTCCCGCGGTCCCGGACTGGCTGAGCGCCGACCTGGAGAACCTCGGCGGCACCGTTCTCAGGCTGCCCAGGCGCGAGGAGATCGACTCCAGCCTGCAGGAGCAGCTGATCGTGGAGTACTACTCCAGGTGA
- the rplQ gene encoding 50S ribosomal protein L17, with the protein MAYAKLGRRTGHRNAMLRSLSTALFEHEQIETTETRAKEVARIADRMVTLAKRGDLHARRQALAYLTREDVVKKLFDTIGPRYAGRNGGYTRITRLGPRRGDAAPMALVELI; encoded by the coding sequence ATGGCGTACGCCAAGCTGGGGCGACGGACGGGCCACCGGAACGCCATGCTCCGGTCGCTGAGCACGGCGCTCTTCGAACACGAGCAGATCGAGACCACCGAGACCCGCGCCAAGGAAGTGGCGCGCATCGCGGACCGCATGGTCACCCTCGCCAAGAGGGGCGACCTGCACGCCCGCCGCCAGGCGCTGGCCTACCTGACGCGCGAGGACGTGGTGAAGAAGCTCTTCGACACCATCGGTCCCCGCTACGCGGGACGGAACGGCGGCTACACGCGCATCACGCGGCTGGGACCCCGGCGGGGCGACGCCGCCCCCATGGCGCTGGTCGAGCTGATCTGA
- a CDS encoding aspartate 1-decarboxylase → MLRVVCRAKLHRLRVTEAKLEYMGSIAIDRELLDAAGIAPYELVQITNGSNGALWRTYVMPAPAGSGAVALNGPPARLFLPGDEIIVLALAWVTPEEAEGVVPTLVFVDEANRLLEVRKGESVGPDPHR, encoded by the coding sequence GTGCTTCGGGTCGTCTGCCGGGCGAAGCTCCACCGGCTCCGGGTGACCGAGGCGAAACTCGAATACATGGGCAGCATCGCCATCGACCGCGAGCTGCTGGACGCCGCGGGCATCGCTCCCTACGAGCTGGTCCAGATCACCAACGGCTCCAACGGCGCCCTCTGGCGGACCTACGTGATGCCGGCCCCGGCGGGTTCGGGGGCCGTCGCGCTCAACGGGCCGCCTGCGCGCCTCTTCCTGCCCGGCGACGAGATCATCGTGCTGGCCCTGGCCTGGGTGACGCCGGAGGAGGCCGAGGGTGTCGTCCCTACCCTGGTCTTCGTCGACGAAGCCAACCGCCTGCTGGAGGTGCGGAAGGGCGAGAGCGTCGGACCCGACCCGCACCGGTGA
- a CDS encoding energy-coupling factor transporter ATPase translates to MGHLIEARGVRFFYPTAAGAEVRRTALDGVDLTVDEGEWIAVVGANGSGKSTLAKHLNALLLPAEGEVLVEGRSTRDATHLWTIRRTVGMVFQNPDNQIVASLVEEDVAFGPENLGVPPAEIRQRIASSLAAVGMSAFARRAPHQLSGGQKQRVAIAGVLAMRPRCIVLDEATAMLDPSGRQEVLEAVERLRREQGIAVVMITHFMDEVVRADRMVVLAGGRVVADDTPRAVLSHAEEVAQLGLEVPQVSELALELRRQGLELPPDLIAPRELVEALCRLKSNT, encoded by the coding sequence ATGGGCCACCTGATCGAGGCGAGGGGGGTCCGTTTCTTCTACCCGACGGCCGCCGGGGCCGAGGTTCGGAGGACGGCGCTGGACGGCGTCGACCTGACCGTCGACGAGGGCGAGTGGATCGCCGTCGTCGGCGCCAACGGTTCCGGCAAGTCCACCCTGGCCAAGCACCTGAACGCCCTCCTCCTCCCCGCCGAGGGCGAGGTCCTCGTGGAGGGCCGCTCCACCCGGGACGCGACCCACCTGTGGACCATCCGCCGCACCGTGGGCATGGTCTTCCAGAACCCGGACAACCAGATCGTCGCCTCGCTGGTGGAGGAGGACGTCGCCTTCGGTCCGGAGAATCTGGGGGTGCCGCCGGCGGAGATCCGCCAGCGGATCGCTTCCTCCCTGGCGGCGGTGGGCATGAGCGCCTTCGCACGCCGCGCACCCCACCAGCTCTCCGGCGGCCAGAAGCAGCGTGTGGCCATCGCGGGCGTCCTGGCCATGCGTCCCCGCTGCATCGTCCTGGACGAGGCGACGGCCATGCTCGACCCGTCGGGCCGGCAGGAAGTGCTGGAGGCGGTGGAGCGACTCCGCCGCGAGCAGGGGATCGCGGTGGTGATGATCACCCACTTCATGGACGAGGTGGTCCGCGCCGACCGGATGGTGGTCCTGGCAGGCGGGCGGGTGGTGGCCGACGACACCCCGCGAGCGGTCCTCTCCCACGCCGAAGAGGTGGCGCAGCTGGGGCTGGAGGTGCCCCAGGTGAGCGAGCTGGCCCTGGAGCTCCGGCGGCAGGGCCTGGAGCTGCCTCCGGATCTGATCGCGCCGCGGGAGCTGGTCGAGGCCCTATGCCGATTGAAGTCGAACACCTGA
- a CDS encoding energy-coupling factor transporter ATPase, with product MPIEVEHLSYVYGENGPEPVTALEDVSLRIDDGQFVAIIGSTGSGKSTLIQHFNGLIRPQHGRVVVDGLDLARRGTRMLEVRRRVGLVMQYPESQLFEETVLAEVGFGPRNLGLDDEEVRLRAERALETVGVDRSLWGLSPFELSGGEMRRVAIASILAMEPRALVLDEPTAGLDPRGRRQILEQVRRLHRQRGITVVLVTHNMEDVARLAERVFVLHRGRLVAEGSTREVYARGEELRAYGLAPPQVSQVLEQLRACGFDVRTDRITVEEARDEILRLFRGEGGGA from the coding sequence ATGCCGATTGAAGTCGAACACCTGAGCTACGTCTACGGCGAGAACGGCCCCGAGCCGGTGACCGCCCTGGAGGATGTCTCGCTCCGCATCGACGACGGGCAGTTCGTCGCCATCATCGGTTCCACGGGCTCCGGCAAGTCGACGCTGATCCAGCACTTCAACGGCCTGATCCGCCCCCAGCACGGGCGCGTGGTGGTGGACGGCCTCGACCTGGCACGGCGCGGGACCCGCATGCTGGAGGTGCGGCGGCGGGTCGGCCTGGTGATGCAGTATCCGGAGAGCCAGCTCTTCGAGGAGACGGTGCTGGCCGAGGTCGGCTTCGGCCCCCGCAACCTGGGCCTTGACGACGAGGAGGTCCGCCTCCGCGCGGAGCGGGCACTGGAGACGGTGGGCGTCGACCGGAGCCTCTGGGGTCTCTCGCCCTTCGAGCTGAGCGGCGGTGAAATGCGCCGGGTGGCCATCGCCAGCATCCTGGCCATGGAGCCGCGTGCCCTCGTGCTGGACGAGCCCACCGCCGGGCTCGACCCGCGCGGGCGCCGGCAGATCCTGGAACAGGTTCGGAGGCTCCACCGCCAGCGGGGGATCACCGTCGTGCTCGTCACCCACAACATGGAGGACGTGGCCCGCCTGGCCGAACGGGTCTTCGTCCTCCACCGCGGCCGCCTGGTGGCGGAAGGGAGCACCCGGGAGGTCTACGCCCGCGGGGAGGAGTTGCGGGCGTACGGTCTGGCGCCGCCCCAGGTCTCGCAGGTGCTGGAGCAGCTCCGCGCCTGCGGCTTCGACGTGCGCACCGACCGGATCACGGTCGAGGAAGCCCGGGACGAGATCCTGCGCCTCTTTCGGGGGGAGGGTGGAGGTGCCTGA
- the rpsK gene encoding 30S ribosomal protein S11 produces MPNRRQRAAAGHVRRRERKHVERGIAHVQSTFNNTIVTITDPQGNVISWGSAGTQGFKGSKKGTPFAAQTAAEAAARQAMEHGMREVEAWVKGPGSGREAAIRSLQTAGLEVTAIRDVTPVPHNGCRPPKRRRV; encoded by the coding sequence ATGCCCAATCGCCGGCAGAGGGCAGCTGCGGGGCATGTGCGCCGCCGGGAGCGGAAGCATGTCGAGCGCGGCATCGCCCACGTCCAGTCGACGTTCAACAACACCATCGTCACCATCACCGATCCCCAGGGGAACGTGATCTCCTGGGGTTCGGCCGGGACGCAGGGCTTCAAGGGATCGAAGAAGGGGACCCCCTTCGCCGCCCAGACCGCGGCCGAGGCGGCCGCCCGCCAGGCCATGGAACACGGCATGCGCGAGGTGGAGGCCTGGGTGAAGGGTCCCGGGTCCGGCCGCGAGGCGGCGATCCGCTCGCTTCAGACGGCCGGGCTGGAAGTGACCGCGATCCGGGACGTGACGCCGGTGCCGCACAACGGCTGCCGGCCGCCCAAGCGGCGGCGCGTCTAG
- the accC gene encoding acetyl-CoA carboxylase biotin carboxylase subunit has protein sequence MFHKILVANRGEIAVRVIRACHEMNVEAVAVYSEADVDSLAVRMADEAYPVGPAPASQSYLNIPRLVEVARRAGVDAVHPGYGFLSENAAFARAVQEAGIAFIGPAPEAIEAMGVKAEARERMRQAGVPVIPGSDGPVHSLEEARRVAERIGYPLLIKASAGGGGRGIRVVEEPSQLEPLLESASREAVSGFGSGEVYLERFLPAPRHVEFQVVGDRQGSVVHLWERDSSLQRRRQKVVEEAPSPIVTPALRRRMGEAAVRAAAAIGYHTAGTVEFLVDAGGDFYFIEMNTRIQVEHPTTEWITGLDLVKLQIRTAAGEPLGLTQADVRPRGWSIEFRINVEDPRRNFIPSPGAITDYHEPGGPGVRVDSAAYVGYAVQPFYDSLLAKLVVWGNDREEALARAARALAEYRIEGVHTTLEMHRALLEHPDFRGGRYHTQWLEGVFLPAFQRAPAAPR, from the coding sequence GTGTTCCACAAGATTCTGGTGGCCAACCGCGGAGAGATCGCGGTGCGCGTCATCCGCGCCTGCCACGAGATGAACGTCGAGGCGGTGGCCGTCTACTCGGAGGCCGACGTCGACTCGCTGGCCGTGCGCATGGCCGACGAGGCCTATCCCGTCGGCCCCGCGCCGGCCAGCCAGTCGTACCTGAACATCCCGCGGCTGGTGGAGGTGGCGCGGAGGGCGGGGGTGGACGCCGTCCACCCCGGGTACGGCTTCCTCTCGGAGAACGCGGCCTTCGCCCGGGCGGTCCAGGAGGCGGGCATCGCCTTCATCGGCCCGGCGCCCGAGGCGATCGAGGCGATGGGCGTCAAGGCCGAGGCGCGGGAACGGATGCGCCAGGCGGGCGTCCCCGTCATCCCCGGCTCGGACGGCCCCGTCCACAGCCTGGAGGAGGCGCGGCGCGTCGCCGAGCGGATCGGCTACCCGCTGCTGATCAAGGCGTCGGCGGGCGGCGGCGGCCGCGGGATCCGGGTGGTGGAGGAGCCCTCCCAGCTGGAGCCGCTGCTGGAGAGCGCCTCCCGCGAGGCGGTCTCGGGCTTCGGCTCCGGCGAGGTCTATCTGGAACGCTTCCTGCCGGCGCCGCGCCACGTCGAGTTCCAGGTGGTGGGCGACCGGCAGGGGAGCGTGGTCCACCTCTGGGAGCGCGACTCCTCGCTCCAGCGCCGGCGCCAGAAGGTGGTGGAGGAGGCGCCCAGCCCCATCGTCACCCCGGCCCTCCGCCGCCGCATGGGCGAGGCGGCGGTCCGCGCCGCCGCCGCCATCGGCTACCACACCGCCGGCACCGTCGAGTTCCTGGTGGACGCCGGCGGCGACTTCTACTTCATCGAGATGAACACGCGCATCCAGGTGGAGCACCCCACCACCGAGTGGATCACCGGCCTCGACCTGGTCAAGCTCCAGATCCGGACCGCGGCCGGCGAACCGCTCGGTCTCACCCAGGCGGACGTGCGGCCTCGCGGCTGGTCGATCGAGTTCCGGATCAACGTGGAGGACCCGCGCCGGAACTTCATCCCCTCGCCCGGCGCCATCACCGACTACCACGAGCCGGGCGGCCCCGGCGTCCGCGTCGACAGCGCCGCCTACGTCGGCTACGCCGTGCAGCCGTTCTACGACTCGCTCCTGGCCAAGCTGGTGGTCTGGGGGAACGACCGCGAGGAAGCGCTGGCCCGCGCCGCCCGCGCCCTGGCCGAGTACCGCATCGAGGGCGTCCACACGACGCTGGAGATGCACCGGGCGCTCCTGGAGCACCCGGACTTCCGCGGCGGGCGCTACCACACCCAGTGGCTGGAGGGCGTCTTCCTGCCCGCCTTTCAGCGTGCCCCGGCGGCGCCGCGCTGA